One segment of Asterias rubens chromosome 2, eAstRub1.3, whole genome shotgun sequence DNA contains the following:
- the LOC117306855 gene encoding uncharacterized protein LOC117306855, translating into MNMKLDSLVVTTGTVWLALLLVALMTGPSSAKPLDEAAGFHYSRKPSSSHRDWVRVRSSRTLPDFISGALEKLQHREKRFPRVPMGIKCSADTNCPTDHCCAMKLGNAVCMPLLSRGRSCMVNSRSAYAPNVLFTQCPCSSLQELSCARRGAGNRGVCS; encoded by the exons ATGAACATGAAACTGGACAGTCTAGTAGTGACCACCGGGACGGTGTGGCTAGCCTTACTCCTCGTGGCTCTCATGACCGGTCCCAGCAGTGCGAAGCCCTTGGACGAAGCAGCCGGTTTTCACTACAGCAGAAAACCCAGCAGCAGTCATCGGGACTGGGTTCGAGTCCGATCTTCGAGGACTTTGCCCGACTTTATCTCAGGCGCCCTGGAGAAACTTCAACATCGAGAAAAGAGATTCCCAAGAGTG CCAATGGGTATCAAATGTTCAGCTGATACCAACTGCCCGACAGATCACTGCTGCGCCATGAAACTCGGCAACGCAGTGTGCATGCCCCTCCTCAGCAGAGGCCGGTCGTGCATGGTCAACAGCCGGTCCGCATATGCACCCAATGTACTCTTCACACAGTGCCCTTGCAGCAGTTTACAAGAATTATCATGTGCCCGCAGAGGAGCAGGCAACAGGGGAGTCTGCAGCTAG